A stretch of the Epinephelus fuscoguttatus linkage group LG2, E.fuscoguttatus.final_Chr_v1 genome encodes the following:
- the galr1b gene encoding galanin receptor type 1b: MLQPENASSGWAQHPDSNGSDPAAGGGSGPESVIVPVVFGLIFVVGVVGNSLVMVVVGKVKYSGGGGGGRGGRRPGSPTNIFILNLSVADLSFLLFCVPFQATIYSLPQWVFGAFLCTFGHYFSTVSMLVSIFTLVAMSVDRYIAVVRSKSAPCVRSRRNALAGVCVIWTLSLVCSVPVAQHQVLTSHPSAPNSTFCWEEWSGESRHTYRVTILLIGYLLPLLLISCCYTKVLFHLHKKMKNMSKKSERSKRKTAQTVLLVVTAFTICWMPHHIIAMWVEFGTFPLNDASFAFRIVSHCLSYGNSCVNPILYAFLSENFRKACRQVFACRFLYPPPPVGKVVRFRMENFSTTHSTTNI; this comes from the exons ATGCTGCAGCCGGAAAACGCGTCGTCCGGCTGGGCTCAGCACCCGGACTCTAACGGGTCTGATCCGGCGGCGGGCGGCGGGTCCGGACCGGAGTCGGTGATCGTGCCGGTGGTATTCGGCTTGATCTTCGTGGTGGGGGTGGTGGGGAACTCtctggtgatggtggtggttgGGAAGGTGAAGTACAGCGGCggtgggggaggaggaagaggggggagGCGCCCCGGCAGCCCCACCAACATCTTCATCCTGAACCTGAGCGTGGCGGACCTCagcttcctcctcttctgcGTCCCCTTCCAGGCCACCATCTACTCCCTGCCTCAGTGGGTGTTCGGAGCCTTCCTCTGCACGTTCGGACACTACTTCTCCACCGTCAGCATGCTCGTGAGCATCTTCACGCTCGTGGCCATGTCCGTGGACCGATACATCGCCGTGGTGCGCTCAAAGAGCGCACCGTGCGTCAGGAGCCGCAGGAACGCGCTGGCCGGGGTGTGCGTCATCTGGACCCTGTCTCTGGTGTGCTCGGTGCCGGTGGCCCAGCACCAGGTCCTCACCAGTCACCCCAGCGCCCCGAACAGCACCTTCTGCTGGGAGGAGTGGTCCGGAGAATCCAGACATACCTACAGGGTGACCATCCTGCTGATCGGATacctgctgccgctgctgctcaTCAGCTGCTGCTACACCAAG gtTCTGTTTCACCTCCATAAAAAGATGAAGAACATGTCCAAGAAGTCTGAGCGCTCCAAGAGAAAG ACGGCTCAGACGGTCCTCCTGGTCGTCACCGCCTTCACCATCTGCTGGATGCCTCACCACATCATCGCCATGTGGGTTGAGTTTGGTACCTTTCCCCTGAACGACGCCTCCTTCGCCTTTCGCATCGTCTCCCACTGCCTGTCTTATGGAAACTCCTGCGTCAACCCCATCCTCTACGCTTTCCTGTCTGAGAACTTCCGTAAGGCCTGCCGCCAGGTCTTCGCCTGCCGCTTCCTGTACCCGCCGCCACCGGTGGGCAAGGTAGTTCGTTTCCGCATGGAGAACTTCTCCACCACACACTCCACCACCAACATATGA